A window of the Hordeum vulgare subsp. vulgare chromosome 5H, MorexV3_pseudomolecules_assembly, whole genome shotgun sequence genome harbors these coding sequences:
- the LOC123395857 gene encoding superoxide dismutase [Cu-Zn] 2-like, which produces MDCVCLLVWSISFVGPHFNPTGHVHGAPEDEIRHAGDLGNVTAGADGVANINVTDCHIPLAGPHSIIGRVVVVHGDADDLGKGNTLETLESYIFVPPCA; this is translated from the exons ATGGACTGTGTGTGCTTATTGGTGTGGTCGATTTCCTTTGTAGGACCGCACTTCAACCCCACTGGTCATGTGCATGGGGCACCCGAAGATGAAATCCGCCATGCTGGTGACCTCGGAAATGTGACAGCTGGAGCGGATG GTGTTGCTAACATCAATGTTACTGACTGCCAT ATCCCCCTTGCTGGACCACATTCAATCATTGGCCGTGTTGTTGTCGTCCATGGTGATGCTGATGATCTTGGCAAGGGTAATACTTTGGAAACACTTGAATCATACATTTTTGTGCCTCCCTGTGCATGA